The proteins below are encoded in one region of Hordeum vulgare subsp. vulgare chromosome 3H, MorexV3_pseudomolecules_assembly, whole genome shotgun sequence:
- the LOC123439596 gene encoding uncharacterized protein LOC123439596, translating into MCGKMDEVHLHMEHKGLPGGEFGGVRASMSKPPTSSTSRPNSMVVKKVCPREYIPPHIVAEAISTLHGLDLRWSGPITPSERLYVEQYVMAKYPQYSHGLIEEESCDKDDLYSTYYSTGSMSASPEGGSGERRRPSPTGSPSSARPDIDMVRLEPSRLLDILTKKSSFTGSFISIPEIQARNRVLRHCGLTDDEYLVLFAATPKDAMMLIGESYPFFRSNYYMSILADDRDCIHAFAAYKEAKVIAAPESWLDLRIKGSQLSQYFRRKSKLTHKGLFAYPAVSAAAPATDGIAPPPPPPRYSMHWVSEAHRNGWHVLLDATALVVGEDRLPLSLHRPDLVMCTLDDTHSQQPSAKVTCLLVRRRSFDTSAMPQPQPQQKQ; encoded by the exons ATGTGCGGAAAGATGGATGAGGTTCACCTCCACATGGAACACAAG GGCCTGCCCGGTGGAGAATTTGGAGGAGTTCGCGCCTCAATGTCCAAACCGCCAACGTCTAGCACTTCTAGGCCAAACAGCATGGTTGTCAAG AAAGTGTGCCCGCGGGAGTACATCCCGCCGCACATCGTAGCGGAGGCGATCTCGACGCTGCATGGTCTCGACCTGCGGTGGTCGGGGCCAATCACGCCGAGCGAGCGGCTCTACGTGGAGCAGTACGTGATGGCCAAGTACCCGCAGTACTCTCACGGCCTCATCGAGGAGGAAAGCTGTGACAAGGACGACCTCTACTCCACCTACTATAGCACCGGTAGCATGTCTGCCTCGCCGGAGGGCGGATCTGGCGAGCGGCGGAGGCCGTCGCCGACGGGGTCGCCATCGTCGGCGAGGCCCGACATCGACATGGTCAGGCTGGAGCCGTCGCGTCTGCTGGACATCCTCACTAAGAAGTCTTCCTTCACGGGGAGCTTCATCTCCATACCGGAGATCCAGGCCAGGAACAGGGTGCTCCGGCACTGCGGGCTCACCGACGATGAGTACCTCGTGCTCTTCGCCGCCACGCCCAAGGACGCCATGATGCTG ATAGGCGAGAGCTACCCGTTCTTCCGGAGCAATTACTACATGTCAATCCTAGCCGACGACCGTGACTGCATCCACGCATTTGCGGCGTACAAGGAGGCCAAGGTGATCGCGGCGCCGGAGTCGTGGCTGGACCTCCGCATCAAGGGCTCGCAGCTCAGCCAGTACTTCCGCCGCAAGTCAAAACTCACGCATAAGGGCCTCTTCGCCTACCCAGCCGTCTCCGCCGCAGCCCCTGCCACCGACGggatcgcgccgccgccgccgccgccgcgctacTCCATGCACTGGGTCTCCGAGGCGCACCGCAACGGGTGGCACGTGCTCCTGGACGCCACCGCGCTGGTCGTCGGCGAGGACCGGCTACCGCTGTCGCTGCACCGGCCGGACCTCGTGATGTGCACGCTCGACGACACGCACTCGCAGCAGCCGTCCGCCAAGGTGACATGCCTGCTCGTCAGGAGGAGGTCCTTCGACACCTCCGCCATGCCGCAGCCGCAGCCGCAGCAGAAACAGTGA